DNA from Ancylothrix sp. D3o:
AGCTTGGGGAATGGGGATTTTTTCGGCGTAAATTTTGGCTCCAAGGTTGCTGTTTTGGCAAATTTGAATAACTGCATCGGCTAAACCGTCGCTGCTATCCATACCGGCAAGGGGGAGTGGTGAAAAGGTGGATAAGATATGCCACAGTTGGGGGAGGATGTCGAGTCTGGGGATGGGGCGCCGGTGTGCTTGAATTAGGGTATTTTTTTCTTGCGGTGTGAGGTTTTCTGCGAGTTGAGTATTTAATAATATTTCTAAACCGGCTTTGGAGGCGCCGTGCGGGCCGGTGACAACGATAAGATATCCTGGTTGAGCGTTACTGCGGCGAATGGTAAACTCTGGGTTAACTTGTCCAAAGGCTGTAATCGAAATTGTAATGATGGGTGAGCGAACGATATCTCCACCGGCAATAATTGTGTTGTATGGTTGCAGACAAGAAAGCATTCCTTGGTAAAGGCGTTCTACCCAGTTAACGGGGGTGGTGTTGGGGAGTGCTAAACCAACGGTAATGGCGAGGGGTGTGGCACCCATTGCGG
Protein-coding regions in this window:
- the thiL gene encoding thiamine-phosphate kinase; this translates as MTQQNQEQQIKDIGEQGLLKKLQKFCPANIVGDDAAILDIKANQSLAVTTDILVDKVHFSDITTSPEDAGWRAGAANLSDLAAMGATPLAITVGLALPNTTPVNWVERLYQGMLSCLQPYNTIIAGGDIVRSPIITISITAFGQVNPEFTIRRSNAQPGYLIVVTGPHGASKAGLEILLNTQLAENLTPQEKNTLIQAHRRPIPRLDILPQLWHILSTFSPLPLAGMDSSDGLADAVIQICQNSNLGAKIYAEKIPIPQALNKLVSPEQALNWALYGGEDFELVLCLPAPIAQQLAATLKGCEIIGEITSKPGIYLTSKNGKIPDRELNLNQGFQHF